Proteins encoded in a region of the Thunnus thynnus chromosome 8, fThuThy2.1, whole genome shotgun sequence genome:
- the ppat gene encoding amidophosphoribosyltransferase, producing the protein MQKSSLTTGLSCVVRGRDQLGQESAGIVTSNGASPPTYASHKGMGLVSTAFSPEGLLKLRHGNLGICHTRYSTTGISELQNCQPFVVDTLHGKIAVAHNGELVNAHALRKKVMRHGVGLSTSSDSELITQLLAFTPPMEEIDAPDWVARIKNLMTETPTSYSLLVMFKDVVYAVRDPYGNRPLCIGRVVPISKLHSSGAGEEDTEGWVVSSESCSFQSIGAKYYREVLPGEIVQISKHGVKSLSVVPRPEGDLPAFCIFEYVYFARPDSIFEGQMVYTVRQRCGRQLAIEAPTDADVVSTVPESATPAALGYAQQSGLPYIEVLCKNRYVGRTFIQPNTRLRQLGVAKKFGALTDNFAGKRVVLIDDSIVRGNTISPIIKLLKEAGATEVHIRVASPPIRFPCYMGINIPTKEELIANKPEFQDIAGYIGADSVQYLTVEGLVSAVQEGIASLQEKDTVISSTNKSNKRVGHCTACLTGKYPVELEW; encoded by the exons ATGCAGAAAAGCAGCCTCACCACTGGCTTAAGCTGTGTGGTGAGGGGGCGGGATCAACT GGGTCAGGAAAGTGCTGGGATTGTCACAAGTAATGGAGCCAGTCCACCAACATATGCAAGCCACAAG gggatGGGATTAGTGAGCACTGCTTTCTCACCCGAGGGTCTTCTGAAGCTGCGCCATGGTAACCTTGGTATTTGTCACACACGCTATTCAACTACTGGGATCTCGGAGCTGCAGAACTGCCAGCCCTTTGTGGTGGATACACTTCATGGCAAGATTGCTGTAGCACACAATGGAGAGTTAGTTAATGCTCATGCCTTGCGGAAAAAG GTAATGCGCCATGGTGTAGGCCTGTCCACCAGCTCAGACAGTGAACTCATCACCCAGCTGCTGGCGTTTACTCCACCTATGGAGGAGATAGATGCACCAGACTGGGTTGCCAG aaTTAAAAATCTGATGACCGAGACCCCTACATCGTACTCTCTGTTGGTGATGTTCAAGGATGTTGTCTATGCTGTGCGTGACCCTTATGGAAATCGACCCCTCTGCATCGGACGTGTTGTTCCCATCTCTAAACTGCACAGTTCAG GTGCTGGAGAGGAGGACACTGAGGGCTGGGTTGTGTCATCAGAGTCCTGCAGCTTCCAGTCTATTGGTGCCAA GTATTACAGGGAGGTCCTACCAGGAGAGATAGTCCAGATATCAAAACATGGCGTCAAGTCTCTGAGTGTTGTCCCTCGCCCTGAGGGAGACCTCCCCGCCTTCTGCATATTCGAATATGTTTACTTTGCCAGACCGGATTCTATTTTTGAAg GACAGATGGTCTATACTGTCAGGCAGCGCTGTGGTCGGCAGTTAGCCATCGAGGCTCCAACAGATGCAGACGTGGTCAGCACTGTGCCAGAGTCTGCAACCCCTGCTGCCCTGGGCTATGCTCAGCAG TCCGGGCTGCCATACATAGAGGTTTTGTGTAAGAACCGCTATGTGGGGAGAACATTTATTCAACCAAATACCCGCTTAAGGCAGCTAGGAGTTGCCAAGAAGTTTGGGGCACTGACGGACAACTTTGCAGGGAAACGAGTGGTACTAATTGATGACTCCATCGTCCGAGGCAACACCATCTCCCCCATTATAAAACTGCTGAAGGAAGCTGGTGCAACAGAG GTCCATATCAGAGTTGCCTCTCCACCTATCAGGTTTCCTTGCTACATGGGCATCAACATTCCAACTAAGGAGGAGCTCATTGCCAACAAGCCAGAGTTTCAGGACATTGCTGGATACATTG gtgCTGACAGTGTTCAGTATCTGACTGTGGAGGGGCTGGTGTCGGCTGTCCAGGAGGGAATCGCCTCCCTCCAGGAGAAAGACACGGTGATCAGCTCCACTAACAAGTCCAACAAGAGAGTGGGCCACTGCACTGCCTGTCTGACTGGGAAATATCCAGTGGAGCTGGAGTGGTAA
- the si:dkeyp-117h8.4 gene encoding uncharacterized protein si:dkeyp-117h8.4: MDVGLKAQLDENGLNYKRALERIIDKYSKLQYQDGAMEVDLNATDMQTMDHYMKLSKMKMSKLESKSLTDLREESLRAQDVTRDSQLDFTHQDSETDESSVSTSQFSMEDDGMSRSDGTQLTVSSLEESERSVSETELQPEDQDEGLEMSLRNQGSSLVELYPSMITQIGRAWHRQHVSDAADSVLRRYRRWRRLSNRSNFNNTFNITLMNTKSKPRKMTSETLLEETFHSPLKRKFPGMSSRGAETAPLSPLHKVTSVQDWHTQFQSPRRDRGTPRREQHQPILVMDFSCLPETSEPRRSSLNQTFTVNQPSPPSFSQQGAQPSFSTVSSQPHYPSAKASLDLSPRLKRLPLSAHSAKTACCSTYASETTGVKERSDVYGSPVRQSPLKARMMIREDLGRSPPPHAFSRSPKSDSVSYSRESARSRSMAMFLSSPPKKPDMPLRTLNTRESHHSFQSQLHSPLSVTAAGRHKVRRHLSLDSSLPRSCVLYSQKELDDDFAKLYHKFVCQSKSSHFNGPPCRMCARSSDASRGHSSSALAALALSPHRSILRKRHRELDWGCHPQSKRSRDRYCTYSPGSKRHGKEMLTQLTQQPSADAHHVAWMSRGMPEFSGLGGSLESKMAAGYFRRKWW, from the exons ATGGACGTTGGTTTAAAGGCACAACTGGATGAAAACGGTCTCAACTACAAAAGGGCGCTGGAGCGGATCATAGACAAG TATTCAAAGTTGCAATATCAAGACGGGGCGATGGAGGTGGATCTCAACGCAACTGACATGCAAA CAATGGATCACTACATGAAGCTGTCAAAAATGAAGATGAGCAAGCTGGAATCAAAG AGCCTGACAGATTTGAGAGAGGAGTCATTAAGAG CACAAGATGTAACAAGAGACTCTCAG TTGGACTTCACACATCAAGATAGTGAAACCGATGAGAGTAGTGTTTCCACCAGCCAATTTTCTATGGAGGATGATG GAATGTCGAGAAGTGACGGTACTCAGCTGACTGTGAGCTCATTggaggagagtgagagaagtgTGTCTGAAACGGAGCTCCAGCCCGAGGATCAAGATGAAGGACTGGAAATGTCCCTGAGAAATCAAGGCAGCTCTTTGGTGGAGCTCTACCCCAGCATGATCACTCAAATAGGGAGGGCCTGGCATCGGCAGCATGTCTCCGATGCTGCCGACTCGGTGCTCAGGAGATACCGCAGATGGCGACGGCTGTCAAACAGAAGCAACTTCAACAACACCTTCAATATCACACTGATGAACACCAAAAGCAAACCAAGAAAGATGACCAGTGAGACCCTGCTTGAGGAGACCTTCCACAGCCCTTTGAAAAGGAAATTCCCAGGAATGTCCAGCAGAGGGGCTGAAACTGCTCCTCTGTCTCCATTACATAAAGTAACCAGCGTGCAGGATTGGCACACACAGTTCCAGTCTCCTAGGAGGGATAGAGGAACACCAAGAAGAGAGCAGCACCAGCCTATCCTGGTGATGGACTTCTCTTGTCTCCCTGAGACTTCTGAACCAAGAAGGAGCTCACTGAATCAGACCTTCACTGTGAATCAAccctcccctccttctttctcacAGCAGGGAGCACAGCCCTCATTTTCCACTGTCAGTTCACAACCTCACTATCCCTCTGCAAAAGCATCCTTGGATCTGTCACCTAGATTAAAAAGGCTTCCTCTTTCTGCACACTCAGCTAAGACTGCTTGCTGCTCCACATATGCATCAGAAACCACTGGTGTTAAAGAGAGATCTGATGTCTATGGCTCCCCAGTCAGGCAAAGTCCCTTAAAAGCAAGGATGATGATCAGGGAAGACCTCGGTAGATCACCTCCACCTCATGCCTTTTCCAGAAGCCCAAAATCAGATTCTGTAAGCTATTCCAGAGAGTCTGCCAGGTCCAGATCAATGGCAATGTTTCTGTCCTCCCCTCCAAAAAAGCCTGATATGCCACTGAGGACGCTTAACACCCGAGAGTCCCATCATTCCTTCCAGTCACAGCTGCACTCACCTCTGTCAGTCACAGCAGCAGGTCGTCACAAGGTCCGGCGGCACCTGTCCTTAGACTCCTCCCTGCCAAGGAGCTGTGTCTTGTACTCCCAAAAAGAGCTTGACGATGACTTTGCTAAACTCTACCACAAGTTTGTCTGCCAGAGTAAATCATCCCACTTTAATGGCCCTCCCTGCCGAATGTGTGCAAGAAGCTCTGATGCCAGCAGAGGACACTCTTCCTCAGCTCTGGCAGCTCTCGCACTGTCGCCCCACCGCTCCATTTTAAGGAAACGCCACAGAGAATTGGACTGGGGCTGCCATCCCCAGTCCAAACGCTCCAGAGATAGGTACTGTACGTACTCCCCAGGTTCTAAACGCCATGGCAAAGAGATGCTGACCCAGCTCACCCAGCAGCCCTCAGCAGACGCACATCATGTTGCCTGGATGTCTCGGGGCATGCCTGAATTTTCTGGCCTGG GAGGTTCACTTGAGAGCAAAATGGCAGCTGGCTACTTCCGCAG AAAATGGTGGTGA
- the LOC137188127 gene encoding proteoglycan 4-like — METSGNKKSKKGRNKRIIKHIPRTSNQGGAPLSPEKKSVKTEDRAIKKDQEEREKPQPVVEEKKEKPQPVNPWKKNLQEGSNLVYCQVHNKADYPALPRRHFRQGQMRQEPELPTTAPESQPAKSPEEAEPVTAPQEPEPVTAPQEPESATAPEKPESVTAPQGPEPVTAPQVPEPVTAPQEPEPVTASQEPEPATSPEEPEPVTAPQEPEPVTAPQVPEPVTAPQEPEPVTASQEPEPATSPEEPEPVTASQEPEPATPPEESEPVTAPQEPEPVTALQEPEPKTTPQEPVPATAPQEPEPATALQEPEPETTPQEPVPATAPQEPEPATALQEPEPATTPQEPGPATAPQEPEPATALQEPEPATAPQEPEPATALQQPEPAAAPQDPHPTTLTKLFADLGFTVTAGQLPACPVQKTSVEVYCEQTNQALLQIPELELQRIGEEKEEQISKLAKEKEVLLKEVVQWKQLLKSQTTEANLQQGFLKAQLSKERQANSEASNKIRQLENALEAEKKEQGEMEMVLAQNMELTFRMEATLVQTNKDLQYKTDQWEEDRSRLLAKQQDETSRLLAALKQAKEDLENERRQWKEEKSLLLESLSNKTPEVREGASGGLTDLSDLEKQTDEIKIEEQEPKKSKKKSLWKRFRQLFK, encoded by the coding sequence ATGGAGACAAgtggaaacaaaaaaagcaagaaaggCAGGAACAAGAGGATCATCAAACATATCCCGCGTACCTCCAATCAGGGTGGTGCTCCCCTCAgcccagaaaaaaaatctgtcaagaCTGAAGACCGGGCCATCAAAAAGGACCAAGAGGAAAGGGAGAAACCTCAACCGGTggtggaggaaaagaaagaaaaacctcAGCCGGTAAACCCATGGAAGAAAAACCTCCAAGAGGGGAGCAACCTGGTGTACTGCCAGGTACATAACAAAGCTGATTACCCTGCCCTGCCGAGACGACATTTCAGGCAGGGTCAGATGAGACAGGAGCCAGAGTTACCAACCACAGCTCCAGAGTCACAGCCTGCCAAATCACCTGAGGAGGCAGAGCCTGTCACAGCTCCCCAAGAGCCAGAGCCTGTCACAGCTCCCCAAGAGCCAGAGTCTGCAACAGCACCTGAAAAGCCAGAATCTGTCACAGCTCCTCAGGGGCCAGAGCCTGTCACAGCTCCTCAGGTGCCAGAGCCTGTCACAGCTCCCCAAGAGCCAGAGCCTGTCACAGCTTCTCAAGAGCCAGAGCCTGCAACATCACCTGAAGAGCCAGAGCCTGTCACAGCTCCTCAGGAGCCAGAGCCTGTCACAGCTCCTCAGGTGCCAGAGCCTGTCACAGCTCCCCAAGAGCCAGAGCCTGTCACAGCTTCTCAAGAGCCAGAGCCTGCAACATCACCTGAGGAGCCAGAGCCTGTCACAGCTTCTCAAGAGCCAGAGCCTGCAACACCACCTGAGGAGTCAGAGCCTGTCACAGCTCCTCAGGAGCCAGAGCCTGTCACAGCCCTCCAAGAGCCAGAGCCTAAAACAACTCCTCAGGAGCCAGTGCCTGCAACAGCTCCTCAGGAGCCAGAGCCTGCCACAGCCCTCCAAGAGCCAGAGCCTGAAACAACTCCTCAGGAGCCAGTGCCTGCAACAGCTCCTCAGGAGCCAGAGCCTGCCACAGCCCTCCAAGAGCCAGAGCCTGCAACAACTCCTCAGGAGCCAGGGCCTGCAACAGCTCCTCAGGAGCCAGAGCCTGCCACAGCCCTCCAAGAGCCAGAGCCTGCAACAGCTCCTCAGGAGCCAGAGCCTGCCACAGCCCTCCAACAGCCAGAgcctgcagcagctcctcaggACCCACATCCAACCACATTAACCAAATTATTTGCTGATCTAGGGTTCACTGTGACAGCAGGACAACTGCCTGCATGTCCAGTCCAGAAAACCAGTGTGGAGGTCTACTGTGAGCAGACCAACCAGGCTCTGCTCCAGATCCCTGAGCTTGAGCTTCAGAGGATcggagaagagaaggaggagcagATCTCCAAACTGGCAAAGGAGAAAGAAGTCCTGCTAAAAGAGGTAGTGCAATGGAAACAATTGCTGAAGAGCCAAACAACAGAGGCAAACCTCCAGCAAGGATTTCTAAAAGCTCAGCTTTCCAAAGAGAGGCAGGCCAACAGTGAAGCGTCTAATAAAATTAGGCAGTTAGAGAACGCTCTGGAGGCTGAGAAGAAAGAGCAGGGAGAGATGGAAATGGTCTTGGCCCAAAACATGGAGTTAACATTTAGAATGGAGGCTACCTTGGTCCAGACAAACAAGGACCTGCAATACAAAACAGACCAGTGGGAGGAGGACAGGTCCCGTCTCCTGGCCAAACAGCAGGATGAGACCTCCCGTTTGTTGGCAGCACTCAAGCAGGCTAAAGAGGACCTCGAGAACGAGAGGCGCCAGTGGAAGGAGGAAAAGTCCCTTCTACTGGAGTCTCTCAGTAACAAGACCCCCGAGGTGAGGGAGGGAGCCAGCGGTGGCTTGACTGATCTGTCTGACctggagaagcagacagatgAGATCAAGATAGAAGAACAAGAGCCCAAGAAAAGCAAGAAGAAATCTCTGTGGAAAAGATTCCGCCAGTTATTCAAATAA